In Penaeus vannamei isolate JL-2024 chromosome 4, ASM4276789v1, whole genome shotgun sequence, a single window of DNA contains:
- the LOC113818945 gene encoding uncharacterized protein isoform X2: MEYPTKEKLQLDAHPVPSAPSAANPREENTCCCGCSWRTGAITIAIIYLLVHLGFEGFLIVLLSMDGRPGRHDRVPTLIAIVTTGIAIIFVLLLLRGAVKRRPPFLLAWMCWEGLNIGLSAVVVAITLFTLGMSACIGALAFAIRCWCFFVVFTYRKTLIAQPPKREANNAPA; the protein is encoded by the exons AGCTTCAGCTGGACGCACACCCAGTACCTTCCGCCCCGTCAGCAGCGAATCCCAGGGAAGAGAATACCTGCTGTTGCGGCTGCAGTTGGCGGACTGgcgccatcaccatcgccatcatctaCCTG CTGGTGCACCTGGGTTTTGAAGGATTTCTAATCGTTCTCCTAAGCATGGACGGTAGGCCAGGGAGAC aCGATAGAGTCCCGACTTTGATCGCGATTGTTACAACGGGAATTGCAATCATCTTTGTCTTATTGCTGTTACGCGGAGCCGTAAAG CGccgcccgcccttcctcctcgcctGGATGTGTTGGGAAGGCCTCAACATCGGCCTTAGTGCTGTGGTTGTCGCCATCACCCTTTTCACCTTGGGCATGTCTGCATGCATTGGCGCACTTGCTTTTGCTATCAGATGCTGGTGCTTCTTCGTCGTCTTTACATACCGTAAAACA CTGATCGCCCAGCCTCCGAAGCGAGAGGCCAACAACGCCCCGGCCTGA
- the LOC113818945 gene encoding uncharacterized protein isoform X3 yields the protein MEYPTKEKLQLDAHPVPSAPSAANPREENTCCCGCSWRTGAITIAIIYLLVHLGFEGFLIVLLSMDDDRVPTLIAIVTTGIAIIFVLLLLRGAVKRRPPFLLAWMCWEGLNIGLSAVVVAITLFTLGMSACIGALAFAIRCWCFFVVFTYRKTLIAQPPKREANNAPA from the exons AGCTTCAGCTGGACGCACACCCAGTACCTTCCGCCCCGTCAGCAGCGAATCCCAGGGAAGAGAATACCTGCTGTTGCGGCTGCAGTTGGCGGACTGgcgccatcaccatcgccatcatctaCCTG CTGGTGCACCTGGGTTTTGAAGGATTTCTAATCGTTCTCCTAAGCATGGACG aCGATAGAGTCCCGACTTTGATCGCGATTGTTACAACGGGAATTGCAATCATCTTTGTCTTATTGCTGTTACGCGGAGCCGTAAAG CGccgcccgcccttcctcctcgcctGGATGTGTTGGGAAGGCCTCAACATCGGCCTTAGTGCTGTGGTTGTCGCCATCACCCTTTTCACCTTGGGCATGTCTGCATGCATTGGCGCACTTGCTTTTGCTATCAGATGCTGGTGCTTCTTCGTCGTCTTTACATACCGTAAAACA CTGATCGCCCAGCCTCCGAAGCGAGAGGCCAACAACGCCCCGGCCTGA